One part of the Streptomyces ferrugineus genome encodes these proteins:
- a CDS encoding helix-turn-helix domain-containing protein yields the protein MRRRAELGLTRRDVAVRAGMAPGYLRYLEESPAAAPSISALVRLAGALRTSVTVLTGGDVDLPPGRGRAARNAEFVELGVEECWRRLSTHGVGRLAVTRAEGPVVLPVNYSVVDGSIVFRTAPGSVPSQVLGTRVGFEVDHIDEAFSRGWSVLVRGRARGVTDPEARRRLEERAYSKPWAGDGRDMWVCVDPVEITGREIRERSPAHR from the coding sequence ATGCGCCGGCGGGCGGAACTGGGCCTGACGCGGCGTGACGTGGCCGTCCGGGCGGGCATGGCCCCCGGCTATCTCCGCTATCTGGAGGAGTCCCCGGCCGCCGCACCGAGCATCAGCGCCCTCGTGCGACTCGCGGGCGCCCTGCGGACGAGCGTGACGGTGCTCACCGGCGGCGACGTCGACCTGCCGCCCGGCCGGGGGAGGGCCGCCCGGAACGCGGAGTTCGTGGAGCTCGGCGTCGAGGAGTGCTGGCGGCGGCTGTCGACCCACGGTGTGGGCAGGCTGGCGGTGACCCGGGCCGAGGGGCCGGTGGTGCTCCCCGTCAACTACAGCGTCGTGGACGGCTCGATCGTCTTCAGGACCGCGCCCGGCTCCGTTCCCTCACAGGTTCTCGGCACCCGAGTCGGCTTCGAAGTCGACCACATCGACGAGGCGTTCAGCCGGGGCTGGAGCGTGCTGGTGCGCGGCCGTGCCCGCGGTGTGACGGATCCCGAAGCCAGGCGCCGGCTGGAGGAGCGGGCGTACAGCAAGCCCTGGGCGGGCGACGGGCGCGACATGTGGGTGTGCGTCGACCCGGTCGAGATCACCGGCCGCGAGATCAGGGAGCGCTCGCCCGCGCACAGGTGA
- a CDS encoding DUF4389 domain-containing protein, with the protein MTTLAGFPDRPVRVNAVLDAPLSRWLWLVKWILVIPHYVVLLFLWIGFVAVSVVAFFAILFTERYPRALFDFNLGVLRWSWRVAYYSYGALGTDRYPPFSLREEPDYPARLDIAYPEHLSRGLVLVKWWLLAIPHYIVIGFFLGGYHLGWWDGGLVAVLAVIAAVIMAFTEKYPTSLFDLILGLNRWVLRVAAYAALMTDSYPPFRLDMGGTEPAAPAEPR; encoded by the coding sequence ATGACGACCCTGGCAGGATTCCCGGACCGCCCGGTCCGGGTGAACGCGGTGCTCGACGCGCCGCTGTCGCGATGGCTGTGGCTGGTGAAGTGGATCCTGGTCATCCCGCACTACGTGGTGCTGCTCTTCCTCTGGATCGGGTTCGTCGCGGTGAGCGTGGTGGCGTTCTTCGCCATCCTGTTCACCGAGCGCTACCCACGTGCCCTGTTCGACTTCAACCTGGGTGTGCTGCGCTGGAGCTGGCGGGTCGCGTACTACTCGTACGGCGCCCTGGGCACGGACCGCTACCCGCCGTTCAGCCTGCGCGAGGAACCCGACTACCCGGCACGGCTGGACATCGCCTACCCCGAGCACCTCTCCCGTGGGCTGGTGCTGGTCAAGTGGTGGCTGCTGGCGATCCCGCACTACATCGTGATCGGCTTCTTCCTCGGCGGCTACCACCTCGGCTGGTGGGACGGCGGGCTGGTCGCCGTGCTCGCGGTGATCGCCGCGGTGATCATGGCCTTCACCGAGAAGTACCCGACGAGCCTGTTCGACCTCATCCTGGGCCTGAACCGCTGGGTGCTGCGCGTCGCCGCCTACGCCGCGCTGATGACCGACAGCTACCCGCCGTTCCGGCTCGACATGGGCGGCACGGAGCCGGCCGCGCCTGCGGAGCCGCGGTGA
- a CDS encoding Rv1733c family protein, with the protein MRGGRRTKRWLWRWRSNPLRRRDDVLEAWLVLAVWALIAVGGTFAGVVTAGAADGVFTQQRAERTSVRAVLLADTPQAAARGYRAKAEVRWTAPDGSVHTDETLVASGQKAGGKIVLWTDEQGALTPAPPSRTEAAAQAGLLGAAAALAAAGVAFGAGGAARWVLDRHRIGQWGREWDLIGPRWSHKTT; encoded by the coding sequence ATGCGTGGCGGCAGGCGTACGAAGAGGTGGCTGTGGCGGTGGCGGAGCAACCCGCTGCGGCGGCGCGACGACGTTCTCGAGGCATGGCTGGTGCTCGCCGTCTGGGCGCTCATCGCGGTGGGCGGCACGTTCGCCGGTGTCGTGACGGCCGGTGCCGCCGACGGCGTCTTCACCCAGCAGCGCGCCGAACGGACCTCCGTGCGTGCCGTGCTCCTCGCCGACACCCCGCAGGCCGCCGCCCGGGGTTACCGCGCCAAGGCGGAGGTCCGCTGGACGGCCCCCGACGGCTCGGTGCACACCGACGAGACGCTGGTGGCCTCCGGGCAGAAGGCCGGAGGGAAGATCGTGCTCTGGACGGACGAGCAGGGGGCCCTGACCCCCGCCCCACCGAGCCGGACGGAGGCGGCGGCCCAAGCGGGGCTGCTGGGCGCCGCGGCCGCCCTCGCCGCGGCCGGCGTGGCGTTCGGTGCCGGAGGCGCCGCGCGGTGGGTGCTCGATCGGCACCGTATCGGCCAGTGGGGCAGGGAGTGGGACCTGATCGGTCCCCGCTGGAGCCACAAGACGACCTGA
- a CDS encoding zinc ribbon domain-containing protein YjdM: MNDSLPPCPECSGAYAYEMGALLVCPECGHEWSPSEGSTAGAADKVIRDSVGNVLADGDTVTVVKTLKVKGSPTGIKAGTKVRNIRLVDGVDGHDIDCKVDGFGAMQLKSGVVKKA; this comes from the coding sequence ATGAACGACAGTCTTCCCCCCTGCCCCGAATGCTCCGGTGCCTACGCCTACGAGATGGGCGCGCTGCTGGTCTGCCCCGAATGCGGGCACGAGTGGTCGCCGTCCGAGGGATCCACGGCCGGTGCTGCGGACAAGGTGATCAGGGACTCGGTCGGCAACGTGCTCGCCGACGGCGACACCGTGACGGTCGTCAAGACCCTGAAGGTCAAGGGCAGTCCGACCGGCATCAAGGCCGGCACCAAGGTCCGCAACATCCGCCTCGTCGACGGCGTGGACGGGCACGACATCGACTGCAAGGTCGACGGGTTCGGCGCGATGCAGCTCAAGTCCGGCGTGGTCAAGAAGGCCTGA
- a CDS encoding pyridoxamine 5'-phosphate oxidase family protein has product MSNPPATSRMVEVSGAEALWLLEGSSLGRLVYVQRDLTAVRPARHVWEYGRLVVRTPAPAAAVPATATYHVDEIRAVAGTGWTLTVSGPAEVITDPDEAAHYRRTLTGWSHGPHDTLLRLAPKSVAGFRLARAEV; this is encoded by the coding sequence ATGAGCAATCCCCCCGCCACTTCCCGCATGGTCGAGGTCTCCGGAGCGGAGGCCCTGTGGCTGCTGGAGGGCAGCAGCCTGGGGCGACTGGTGTACGTGCAGCGGGACCTGACCGCGGTGCGGCCCGCCCGTCATGTGTGGGAGTACGGCCGTCTGGTCGTGCGCACACCGGCCCCGGCCGCGGCGGTGCCCGCGACGGCGACCTACCACGTGGACGAGATCCGCGCCGTCGCCGGCACCGGCTGGACGCTCACCGTCTCCGGCCCCGCCGAGGTGATCACCGACCCCGACGAGGCCGCCCACTATCGGCGCACCCTCACCGGCTGGAGCCACGGACCGCACGACACCCTGCTGCGCCTGGCGCCCAAGTCGGTCGCCGGCTTCCGCCTCGCCCGCGCGGAGGTGTGA
- a CDS encoding pyridoxamine 5'-phosphate oxidase family protein: MTARPSPSAAGSRMVELDREESLGLLAGVSMGRVGFTHQALPVIRPVNHLVSNGGDIVIRTHAGAALLASAWASEVVVYEADEIDAATRTGWSVMVTGTASRVTEPQELSRFNAELSPWINTEMEHVVRIRAELVTGYRLLR, translated from the coding sequence ATGACCGCCCGGCCCTCTCCCTCCGCCGCCGGCTCCCGCATGGTCGAACTGGACCGGGAGGAGTCGCTCGGGCTGCTGGCCGGCGTGTCCATGGGACGCGTGGGCTTCACCCATCAGGCACTGCCGGTGATCCGGCCGGTCAACCACCTCGTGAGCAACGGCGGCGACATCGTCATCCGCACCCACGCCGGAGCCGCGCTGCTGGCGTCGGCGTGGGCGTCGGAGGTGGTGGTGTACGAGGCCGACGAGATCGACGCGGCCACGCGGACCGGCTGGAGCGTGATGGTCACCGGCACCGCGAGCCGGGTGACGGAGCCCCAGGAGCTGTCCCGCTTCAACGCCGAGCTCTCGCCGTGGATCAACACGGAGATGGAGCATGTCGTACGCATCCGGGCCGAGCTGGTGACCGGCTACCGCCTGCTGCGCTGA
- a CDS encoding DoxX family membrane protein, translating to MAVHDHPHRHPGFRFPSLRGTGTAPAAAATTTATATSAYVFASLRLLTGFVFLWAFLDKAFGLGYATRSGNGWIDGGSPTKGFLSGVAAGPMESTFHDWAGAGWADWLFMLGLLGIGLALVLGIGLRLAAVAGTLMMALMWIAEWPPAKHLSDGSPSMSTNPFAEYHVVYAVVLIALAAVGAGAVWGLGRAWARLPFVSRHRWLL from the coding sequence ATGGCAGTCCACGACCACCCTCACCGGCACCCGGGGTTCCGCTTCCCGTCGCTGCGCGGGACCGGCACGGCACCCGCGGCGGCCGCCACGACGACGGCGACCGCGACGAGCGCGTACGTCTTCGCGTCCCTGCGCCTGCTGACCGGGTTCGTCTTCCTGTGGGCGTTCCTGGACAAGGCCTTCGGCCTCGGCTACGCCACCCGGTCCGGCAACGGCTGGATCGACGGCGGCTCGCCCACCAAGGGCTTCCTCAGCGGTGTCGCGGCCGGGCCGATGGAGTCCACGTTCCACGACTGGGCCGGGGCCGGCTGGGCGGACTGGCTGTTCATGCTGGGCCTGCTCGGCATCGGCCTGGCGCTGGTCCTGGGCATCGGGCTGCGGCTGGCCGCCGTCGCGGGCACGTTGATGATGGCGCTGATGTGGATCGCCGAGTGGCCGCCGGCCAAGCACCTCTCCGACGGCTCGCCGAGCATGTCGACCAACCCGTTCGCCGAGTACCACGTCGTCTACGCCGTCGTCCTGATCGCCCTCGCGGCTGTGGGAGCCGGAGCGGTCTGGGGACTCGGCAGGGCGTGGGCACGCCTGCCGTTCGTCAGCCGTCACCGGTGGCTGCTCTGA
- a CDS encoding anti-sigma factor antagonist, which translates to MTIEWRYTVERDLGVLSVAGYLGPEAVRRFSGAIGWVVARGAGPVIVDLTELRGWSAEGRLAITEAARRLAAAGRGLELAAIPADGSLVPDGDCPEIPVHSDLTAAFSAHARHSSDPEEGQQAWRTDGWPT; encoded by the coding sequence ATGACCATCGAGTGGCGCTACACCGTCGAGCGGGATCTCGGCGTCCTCTCCGTCGCCGGCTACCTCGGCCCGGAGGCGGTCCGCCGCTTCAGTGGAGCGATCGGCTGGGTCGTCGCCCGCGGCGCCGGACCGGTCATCGTCGATCTGACCGAGCTGCGCGGCTGGTCGGCCGAGGGCCGGCTGGCCATCACCGAGGCCGCCCGCCGCCTCGCCGCGGCCGGCCGCGGTCTGGAGCTGGCCGCGATCCCCGCCGACGGCTCCCTCGTTCCCGACGGCGACTGCCCCGAGATCCCGGTCCACAGCGACCTGACGGCCGCCTTCTCCGCCCATGCCCGGCACTCCTCGGACCCCGAGGAAGGGCAGCAGGCGTGGCGCACCGACGGCTGGCCCACCTGA
- the ctaD gene encoding aa3-type cytochrome oxidase subunit I, with the protein MDEAQTEQARHVKEARTRPAVRAQAGPVAVRTASRPSWVEWLTTTDHKKIGTMYLVSAFAFFIVGGAMALMMRAELARPGMQIMSNEQFNQAFTMHGSIMLLLFAMPLFTGFANWIMPLQIGAPDVAFPRLNMLAFWLFLFGSTIAAAGFLTPGGAADFGWFLYAPLSNSVYSPGLGADLWIMGVALSGFGSIAGAVNFITTIICMRAPGMTMFRMPIFTWNVLLTGVLILIVFPVLAAALFALECDRKFGSHVFDAANGGALLWQHLFWFFGHPEVYILALPFFGIVSEVIPVFSRKPMFGYMGLIGATIAIAGLSVTVWAHHMYVTGGVLLPFFSFMTFLIAVPTGVKFFNWIGTMWKGSLSFETPMLWATGFLVTFTFGGLTGVILASPPMDFHVSDTYFVVAHFHYTLFGTVVYAMFAGFHFWWPKFTGKLLDERLGKITFWTLTAGFHLTFLVQHWLGAEGMPRRYADYLAADGFTALNTLSSIGSFVLGLSLLPFFYNVWKTAKYGKRVQVDDPWGYGRSLEWATSCPPPRHNFVLLPRIRSESPALDLHHPEIAEAEAVR; encoded by the coding sequence CAGGCCGGGCCGGTGGCCGTACGGACGGCGAGCCGTCCTTCGTGGGTGGAGTGGCTGACCACCACCGACCACAAGAAGATCGGGACGATGTACCTGGTCAGCGCGTTCGCCTTCTTCATCGTCGGCGGCGCGATGGCGCTGATGATGCGCGCCGAACTCGCCCGCCCCGGCATGCAGATCATGTCGAACGAGCAGTTCAACCAGGCGTTCACCATGCACGGCTCGATCATGCTGCTGCTGTTCGCGATGCCGCTGTTCACGGGCTTCGCCAACTGGATCATGCCGCTGCAGATCGGCGCCCCGGACGTGGCCTTCCCCCGGCTGAACATGCTCGCCTTCTGGCTGTTCCTGTTCGGCTCGACGATCGCGGCCGCCGGCTTCCTCACCCCGGGCGGAGCCGCCGACTTCGGCTGGTTCCTGTACGCCCCGCTGTCCAACTCCGTCTACTCGCCGGGCCTCGGCGCCGACCTGTGGATCATGGGCGTGGCGCTCTCCGGGTTCGGCTCGATCGCCGGCGCGGTCAACTTCATCACCACGATCATCTGCATGCGCGCGCCCGGCATGACCATGTTCCGCATGCCGATCTTCACCTGGAACGTGCTGCTGACCGGCGTACTGATCCTGATCGTGTTCCCGGTGCTGGCCGCCGCGCTGTTCGCGCTGGAGTGCGACCGCAAGTTCGGCAGCCATGTCTTCGACGCGGCCAACGGCGGTGCGCTGCTGTGGCAGCACCTGTTCTGGTTCTTCGGCCATCCCGAGGTGTACATCCTGGCACTGCCGTTCTTCGGGATCGTCTCCGAGGTGATCCCGGTGTTCTCCCGCAAGCCGATGTTCGGCTACATGGGTCTGATAGGCGCGACGATCGCGATCGCCGGTCTCTCGGTGACGGTGTGGGCGCACCACATGTACGTCACCGGTGGTGTGCTGCTGCCGTTCTTCTCCTTCATGACCTTCCTGATCGCGGTGCCGACCGGCGTGAAGTTCTTCAACTGGATCGGCACGATGTGGAAGGGCTCGCTGAGCTTCGAGACGCCGATGCTGTGGGCCACCGGCTTTCTGGTCACCTTCACCTTCGGCGGTCTGACGGGCGTGATCCTCGCCTCGCCGCCGATGGACTTCCACGTGTCCGACACCTATTTCGTCGTGGCGCACTTCCACTACACGCTCTTCGGCACGGTCGTGTACGCGATGTTCGCCGGATTCCACTTCTGGTGGCCGAAGTTCACCGGCAAGCTGCTCGACGAGCGCCTCGGCAAGATCACCTTCTGGACGCTCACGGCGGGCTTCCACCTCACCTTCCTGGTCCAGCACTGGCTGGGCGCCGAGGGCATGCCGCGCCGATACGCCGACTACCTCGCCGCCGACGGCTTCACCGCCCTCAACACCCTGTCCTCGATCGGCTCGTTCGTGCTGGGCCTGTCGCTCCTGCCGTTCTTCTACAACGTCTGGAAGACGGCCAAGTACGGCAAGCGGGTCCAGGTCGACGACCCCTGGGGCTACGGCCGCTCGCTGGAGTGGGCCACCTCCTGCCCGCCCCCGCGGCACAACTTCGTCCTGCTGCCCCGGATCCGCTCCGAATCCCCGGCGCTCGACCTGCACCACCCCGAGATCGCCGAGGCAGAGGCGGTGCGGTGA
- a CDS encoding SulP family inorganic anion transporter — protein MSTLLRSAWSRIASLLPSRTDVAEMGRGPRRDLLAGLTVAIVALPLALGFGVSSGLGAEAGLATAVVAGALAAVFGGSNLQVSGPTGAMTVVLVPIVGQYGPGGVLTVGLMAGVMLVVLAALRAGKYMRYVPAPVVEGFTLGIACVIGLQQIPNALGVPKPEGDRVLVVTWRAIEEFAKSPNWTAVGLAVAVAVVMLVGARWRPTVPFSIVAVIAATVVTQVAGLDAAPPIGDLPAGLPAPSLAFLDLGSLGTLLAPAVAVAALAALESLLSASVADGMTVGQKHDPDRELFGQGLANVAAPLFGGVPATGAIARTAVNVRTGANSRLAALTHAAILAVIVFAAAPLVSRIPLAALAGVLLATAVRMVEVGSLRAMARATRSDALILVLTAVATLALDLVYAVIIGLVVAGALALRAVAKQARFDQVPLDRGDHSVEEHTLLAEHIVAYRIDGPLFFAAAHRFLLELTEVADVRVVILRMSRVSTMDATGALVLKDAVQKLRRRGILVLASGIRAGQRQVLDSVGALDLLGREGGEYATTPEAIRAARAHLETSGVLTAVPAQQPRTSSEEGLR, from the coding sequence ATGAGCACCCTCCTCCGAAGCGCCTGGTCCCGCATCGCCTCGCTGCTCCCCTCCCGTACCGACGTGGCCGAGATGGGCCGCGGCCCGCGCCGGGATCTGCTGGCCGGACTGACCGTGGCCATCGTGGCCCTGCCGCTCGCCCTCGGCTTCGGCGTGTCCTCCGGGCTGGGGGCGGAGGCGGGCCTGGCGACCGCCGTCGTCGCGGGTGCGCTCGCGGCGGTGTTCGGCGGCTCGAACCTGCAGGTGTCGGGGCCGACCGGGGCGATGACCGTGGTGCTCGTCCCGATCGTCGGACAGTACGGGCCGGGCGGCGTCCTCACGGTCGGTCTGATGGCCGGCGTGATGCTCGTCGTCCTCGCCGCGCTGCGGGCCGGGAAGTACATGCGGTACGTGCCCGCCCCGGTCGTCGAGGGCTTCACGCTCGGCATCGCCTGCGTGATCGGTCTCCAGCAGATCCCGAACGCCCTCGGCGTGCCCAAGCCGGAGGGCGACCGGGTGCTCGTCGTCACCTGGCGGGCGATCGAGGAGTTCGCGAAGTCCCCGAACTGGACGGCCGTCGGCCTCGCCGTCGCGGTGGCCGTGGTGATGCTGGTCGGTGCCCGCTGGCGCCCCACCGTCCCGTTCTCCATCGTCGCCGTGATCGCGGCGACCGTCGTCACGCAGGTGGCCGGGCTGGACGCGGCGCCGCCGATCGGTGACCTCCCCGCCGGTCTGCCCGCACCCTCACTCGCCTTCCTCGACCTCGGCTCGCTGGGCACCCTGCTCGCCCCCGCCGTCGCGGTCGCCGCCCTGGCCGCGCTGGAGTCCCTGCTGTCGGCGTCCGTCGCCGACGGCATGACGGTCGGCCAGAAGCACGACCCGGACCGGGAGCTGTTCGGGCAGGGACTGGCCAACGTCGCCGCGCCCCTGTTCGGCGGAGTGCCGGCGACCGGCGCCATCGCGCGCACCGCCGTCAACGTCCGCACCGGCGCGAACTCCCGCCTCGCCGCCCTCACCCACGCCGCGATCCTCGCCGTGATCGTCTTCGCGGCGGCACCGCTCGTCTCCAGGATCCCGCTGGCCGCTCTCGCCGGCGTGCTGCTGGCCACCGCGGTCCGCATGGTCGAGGTCGGCTCACTCAGGGCGATGGCCAGGGCCACCCGTTCAGATGCGCTGATCCTCGTGCTGACCGCCGTGGCCACCCTCGCCCTGGACCTGGTCTACGCGGTGATCATCGGCCTGGTCGTCGCGGGCGCCCTCGCCCTGCGCGCCGTGGCCAAGCAGGCCCGCTTCGACCAGGTGCCGCTCGACCGGGGCGACCACAGCGTCGAGGAGCACACGCTGCTCGCCGAGCACATCGTCGCGTACCGCATCGACGGGCCGCTGTTCTTCGCCGCCGCGCACCGGTTCCTGCTGGAGCTGACCGAGGTCGCCGACGTACGGGTCGTCATCCTGCGCATGTCGCGGGTGTCGACGATGGACGCCACCGGCGCCCTGGTCCTGAAGGACGCCGTCCAGAAGCTGCGGCGGCGCGGCATCCTCGTCCTGGCGTCCGGGATACGCGCCGGCCAGCGTCAGGTCCTCGACTCCGTCGGCGCGCTGGACCTGCTGGGCCGGGAGGGCGGGGAGTACGCCACCACACCCGAGGCGATCCGGGCCGCCCGCGCCCACTTGGAGACCTCCGGCGTCCTGACCGCCGTGCCCGCCCAGCAGCCCCGAACGTCCAGCGAGGAAGGCCTTCGATGA
- a CDS encoding ATP-binding protein encodes MPTRLEALPHRHVLTLPSEPSAVRLARETAERALVEWGIGLGHPTVGPALLILSELVTNSVRHAAALSPQLTVIYAAGADCLALAVHDRHPHRPLLYGAVTGVGAGGLATVMELVLGLGGTAVVRADADGKGKSIWITLPLTEPEERHTQGSSRS; translated from the coding sequence ATGCCGACGCGGCTCGAAGCCCTGCCCCACCGGCACGTGCTCACCCTCCCCAGCGAGCCGTCCGCCGTCCGCCTCGCCCGCGAGACCGCCGAACGGGCACTGGTGGAGTGGGGGATCGGCCTGGGCCACCCCACCGTCGGCCCCGCCCTGCTGATCCTGAGCGAGCTGGTCACCAACAGCGTCCGCCACGCGGCCGCGCTCTCCCCTCAGCTCACCGTGATCTACGCGGCCGGTGCCGACTGCCTGGCCCTCGCCGTCCACGACCGCCATCCCCATCGGCCCCTGCTGTACGGCGCGGTCACCGGCGTCGGGGCGGGTGGCCTGGCCACCGTCATGGAGCTGGTCCTCGGCCTCGGCGGCACCGCGGTCGTCCGTGCGGACGCCGACGGCAAGGGCAAGAGCATCTGGATCACCCTCCCTCTGACGGAACCCGAAGAGCGGCACACGCAAGGAAGTTCACGATCATGA
- a CDS encoding pyridoxamine 5'-phosphate oxidase family protein codes for MYPNDGFRELDRRECLRMLAKAPVGRIVYTRFALPAVLPVNFCLDPGGAVLLRTSAASELARAVDGAVVAFEADAFDAAARSGWSVVVTGRAGVVRDPAEHARLCREGPRSWVPSPEEVFVRVEPDLITGRELVGGRTMYGVHLAS; via the coding sequence ATGTACCCCAACGACGGTTTCCGTGAGCTCGATCGGCGGGAGTGCCTGCGCATGCTGGCGAAGGCGCCTGTCGGCCGTATCGTCTACACCCGCTTCGCCCTGCCCGCCGTACTGCCGGTCAACTTCTGTCTGGACCCCGGCGGTGCGGTCCTGCTGCGGACGTCGGCGGCCTCGGAGCTGGCCCGCGCCGTCGACGGCGCGGTGGTCGCCTTCGAGGCGGACGCGTTCGATGCCGCCGCGCGGTCCGGCTGGAGCGTGGTCGTCACCGGCCGGGCCGGCGTGGTGCGGGACCCGGCCGAGCACGCGCGCCTGTGCCGGGAGGGACCCCGCTCCTGGGTGCCCTCGCCCGAGGAGGTGTTCGTGCGGGTCGAACCCGATCTGATCACCGGACGGGAACTCGTCGGCGGCCGCACGATGTACGGCGTGCACCTCGCCTCCTGA
- a CDS encoding ATP-binding protein, giving the protein MTDGARRFRMPWHRGRPTAGVEHVRPHVRRHIASVRVGPDAVREAREAVAEHFAEVGVAPGSAFADAVLLVVSELVTNVLRHAAHSPLMDVGLTVSADQLVVSVADAEPRLPDLTLEGMGTGLRMVAELAADYDGDVSAEPAVDHDGKVVLVRFEVPV; this is encoded by the coding sequence GTGACGGACGGCGCCCGCAGGTTCCGGATGCCGTGGCACCGCGGCCGGCCCACGGCCGGCGTCGAGCACGTCCGCCCGCATGTGCGCCGGCACATCGCCTCGGTGCGCGTGGGGCCCGACGCCGTACGCGAAGCCCGCGAGGCGGTGGCCGAGCACTTCGCCGAGGTCGGTGTCGCTCCCGGCTCCGCCTTCGCGGACGCGGTGCTGCTCGTGGTCAGCGAGCTGGTCACCAACGTGCTGCGGCACGCCGCGCACTCGCCGCTGATGGACGTGGGGCTCACGGTCTCGGCCGACCAGCTGGTCGTCAGCGTCGCGGACGCCGAGCCCCGGCTGCCCGATCTCACCCTCGAGGGCATGGGTACCGGGCTGCGGATGGTGGCCGAGCTGGCCGCCGACTACGACGGGGACGTCAGCGCCGAGCCGGCCGTCGATCACGACGGCAAGGTCGTTCTCGTCCGGTTCGAGGTCCCCGTGTGA
- a CDS encoding ArsR/SmtB family transcription factor, translated as MPVPLYEAKAEFFRMLGHPVRIRVLELLQDGPKPVRDLLAAIEVEPSNLSQQLAVLRRSGIVTATRTGSTVVYELAGGDVAELLAAARRILSVLLAGRQDLLDELRRTQAAR; from the coding sequence ATGCCGGTTCCGCTGTACGAGGCGAAGGCGGAGTTCTTCCGCATGCTCGGGCATCCCGTGCGCATCCGGGTACTGGAGCTGCTGCAGGACGGCCCCAAGCCGGTCCGTGATCTGCTCGCGGCGATCGAGGTCGAGCCCTCCAATCTGTCGCAGCAGTTGGCGGTGCTGCGCCGCTCCGGGATCGTCACCGCCACCCGCACCGGCTCCACGGTGGTCTACGAGCTGGCGGGCGGCGATGTCGCGGAGCTGCTGGCCGCGGCCCGGCGGATCCTGTCCGTGCTGCTGGCCGGGCGCCAGGACCTGCTCGACGAGCTGCGCCGCACGCAGGCGGCGCGGTGA
- a CDS encoding Acg family FMN-binding oxidoreductase, with the protein MHTAPLDAATLEACVSAAVAAPSIFNTQPWRYRLDTDTGTLEVHAAPERTLRHADPVGRALHMSVGASVFNLRVAVAHFGRSPVVRLLPSPDHPGLLATVRPTAPLNRHTVGHRADLYPVIRRRRTSRVPFSGRPLPSPVGAELAEAAHTEGASLTFPVAAETARLLRVAAEAEQRNRADPDRGPESRRWVHADPDDPADIGLPRTALGPQDARERIPLRDFTAQRHSERLPARDFETTPVIALLTTEHDRRADWLRAGQALEHVLLLATVHGLRASLLHQPMEWPDLRRDLNPAPDHTGHAQMLIRLGYGPEGPATPRRDQRVVLGTGR; encoded by the coding sequence ATGCACACCGCACCCCTGGACGCGGCGACCCTCGAAGCCTGTGTCTCGGCCGCTGTGGCCGCACCCTCGATCTTCAACACCCAGCCCTGGCGCTACCGGCTGGACACCGACACCGGCACCCTCGAGGTGCACGCCGCCCCGGAGCGGACCTTGCGCCACGCGGATCCCGTCGGCCGCGCCCTGCACATGTCAGTGGGTGCCTCGGTCTTCAACCTCCGGGTCGCGGTGGCCCACTTCGGCCGGTCACCCGTCGTACGGCTGCTGCCCAGCCCCGACCACCCCGGGCTGCTGGCCACCGTCCGGCCGACGGCGCCGCTGAACCGGCACACCGTCGGCCACCGCGCCGACCTCTACCCGGTGATCCGGCGCCGGCGCACCAGCCGCGTCCCCTTCTCCGGCCGTCCGCTCCCGTCACCCGTGGGCGCCGAACTCGCCGAAGCCGCCCACACCGAGGGCGCCTCGCTCACCTTCCCGGTGGCCGCCGAGACGGCCCGGCTGCTCCGCGTGGCCGCCGAGGCCGAGCAGCGCAACCGGGCCGACCCCGACCGCGGGCCGGAGAGTCGCCGCTGGGTGCACGCGGACCCGGACGACCCCGCCGACATCGGCCTCCCGCGGACGGCGCTCGGCCCGCAGGACGCGCGCGAACGCATCCCGCTGCGCGACTTCACCGCGCAGCGGCACTCCGAACGGCTGCCCGCCCGGGACTTCGAGACCACCCCGGTCATCGCCCTGCTGACGACCGAACACGACCGCCGCGCCGACTGGTTGCGCGCCGGCCAGGCCCTGGAGCACGTCCTGCTGCTGGCCACGGTCCACGGCCTGCGCGCGTCCCTGCTGCATCAGCCGATGGAGTGGCCCGACCTGCGCCGGGACCTGAACCCCGCACCGGACCACACCGGGCACGCGCAGATGCTGATCCGCCTCGGCTACGGCCCGGAGGGCCCCGCCACCCCGCGCCGCGACCAGCGAGTCGTGCTCGGCACGGGCCGGTAG